From Campylobacter upsaliensis, the proteins below share one genomic window:
- the aroC gene encoding chorismate synthase: MNTFGTRLKMTSFGESHGKAIGVVLDGMPSNVKFDEEFLQKELDKRKGGSKFATPRKESDEAEILSGVFEGFTTGQPIAMLFRNENTRSKDYSELKSLFRPSHADFSYFQKYGIRDYRGGGRSSARESVARVAAGAVAAMLLREFNIEVLSGVFGVGRCVSTLKNNEFDFEFANKSEIFCLDKDLEENFKQEILKAKKAKDSVGAAVFTKVSGVMAGLGEVLYDKLDSKLAHALMGINAVKSVEIGSGISSSQKRGSQNNDSMQNGKFLSNHSGGILGGISNGDLIELKSYFKPTPSIFLAQKTINEDGENVLCELSGRHDPCVGVRGSVVANAMVRLVIADVLLLNASANLEHLKAIYKS, from the coding sequence ATGAATACTTTTGGGACAAGATTAAAAATGACAAGCTTTGGAGAATCACACGGAAAAGCCATAGGCGTGGTGCTTGATGGTATGCCCTCTAATGTGAAATTTGACGAGGAATTTTTGCAAAAGGAGCTGGATAAAAGAAAGGGTGGAAGCAAATTTGCCACGCCTAGAAAAGAAAGCGATGAAGCGGAAATTTTAAGCGGAGTTTTCGAGGGTTTTACCACAGGACAGCCCATAGCTATGCTTTTTAGAAATGAAAATACGCGTTCAAAAGATTATAGTGAGCTTAAAAGCCTTTTTCGTCCCTCGCATGCGGATTTTAGCTATTTTCAAAAATATGGCATAAGAGATTATAGGGGAGGAGGGCGTTCAAGTGCTAGAGAAAGCGTAGCTAGAGTGGCAGCTGGAGCGGTGGCTGCTATGCTTTTGAGGGAATTTAATATCGAGGTTTTAAGCGGAGTTTTTGGCGTAGGCAGGTGCGTTTCGACCCTTAAAAATAATGAATTCGACTTTGAATTTGCAAATAAAAGTGAAATTTTTTGCCTTGATAAGGATTTAGAGGAAAATTTTAAGCAAGAAATTTTAAAAGCAAAAAAGGCAAAAGATAGCGTTGGAGCGGCTGTTTTTACTAAGGTTAGTGGTGTAATGGCAGGACTTGGGGAGGTGCTTTATGATAAGCTTGATTCTAAACTCGCCCACGCTTTAATGGGGATAAATGCTGTAAAATCCGTAGAAATAGGCTCTGGTATAAGCTCAAGTCAAAAAAGAGGCTCGCAAAATAACGACTCTATGCAAAATGGCAAATTTTTAAGCAATCATAGCGGAGGGATTTTAGGTGGCATTTCAAATGGCGATTTAATCGAGCTTAAGAGCTATTTTAAACCTACGCCGTCCATTTTTCTAGCTCAAAAAACGATAAATGAAGACGGCGAAAATGTCTTGTGTGAGCTAAGTGGTAGGCACGACCCTTGCGTGGGTGTGAGAGGAAGTGTGGTTGCTAATGCTATGGTTAGGCTTGTGATAGCTGATGTTTTGCTTTTAAATGCAAGTGCAAATTTAGAGCATCTTAAAGCAATTTATAAAAGCTAA
- a CDS encoding DUF2920 family protein: protein MIDKQFFISSCDDVELGIKRNSKLEYRLSSPQNPKAIFFIIGGFGTNTDLRMMDFTRKQIASKFGVAAVNVLYHCFCCRVNNLEQQYSAQIAILEEDKANLIKLCQDVGLPYANLTSTEALKFIEESIQKEKKKGNLAKDFRINTLTYTLLPPNEEYQNYGIMAALDHINVLKDLKTHGGGGGGNLPVIYGGGCYGGYLAHLIAKIAPHHTNAVIDIACAPLPFFEMFMGRTLGHGEFFINTDDFSSHCFTKTFWNENNFTKAHYEIRSLLTPSHLQIQKTHCGHIHYVSYHGSEDEFETAKDKKLLYEIYEKMGFKAKLHLAKKEDIDHKIIRDLTHGGISNHRVFLKELPSLLKEFEGGKFPLQNASISYPCEDKIFTFKDEGEAYCLRLD, encoded by the coding sequence ATGATAGATAAGCAATTTTTTATTTCTTCTTGTGATGATGTGGAACTTGGCATTAAAAGAAATTCCAAGCTTGAATACCGCCTAAGCTCCCCACAAAATCCTAAGGCAATCTTTTTCATCATCGGTGGTTTTGGGACAAATACAGACCTTAGAATGATGGATTTTACTAGAAAACAAATCGCTTCTAAATTCGGCGTGGCGGCTGTAAATGTGCTGTATCATTGCTTTTGTTGTCGCGTGAATAACTTAGAGCAACAATATAGCGCTCAAATCGCCATACTTGAAGAGGATAAAGCAAATTTAATCAAGCTTTGTCAAGATGTAGGCTTACCCTATGCAAATTTAACAAGCACAGAAGCTTTAAAATTTATAGAAGAATCCATACAAAAAGAAAAGAAAAAGGGAAATTTAGCTAAAGATTTTAGAATCAACACCCTCACCTACACCCTCCTCCCACCTAATGAAGAATATCAAAATTACGGCATTATGGCTGCACTTGATCATATCAATGTTTTAAAAGATCTCAAAACTCATGGGGGGGGGGGGGGGGGTAACTTACCCGTCATTTATGGGGGCGGATGTTATGGAGGCTATTTAGCACACTTAATCGCCAAAATCGCCCCTCATCACACCAACGCTGTCATTGATATAGCCTGCGCGCCTCTGCCCTTTTTTGAGATGTTTATGGGTAGGACTTTAGGGCACGGAGAATTTTTTATAAACACAGATGATTTTTCATCACATTGCTTTACCAAAACTTTTTGGAATGAGAATAATTTCACAAAGGCACATTATGAAATACGCTCTTTGCTAACTCCGTCCCATTTACAAATTCAAAAAACACATTGCGGGCATATTCATTATGTGAGTTATCATGGTAGTGAAGATGAGTTTGAAACCGCAAAAGATAAAAAACTTTTATATGAAATTTATGAAAAAATGGGCTTTAAGGCAAAGCTACATCTAGCTAAAAAAGAGGACATCGACCATAAAATCATAAGAGATTTAACTCACGGAGGCATTTCAAATCACCGCGTTTTTTTAAAAGAACTCCCCTCTCTCTTAAAAGAATTTGAAGGAGGCAAATTCCCCCTTCAAAATGCTTCCATAAGCTATCCTTGTGAGGATAAAATTTTCACCTTTAAAGATGAGGGTGAGGCTTATTGTTTGCGTCTTGATTAG